A single window of Rubripirellula lacrimiformis DNA harbors:
- a CDS encoding ATP-dependent helicase, protein MDAIFENLTEAQREAVGHIEGPMLILAGPGSGKTRVVTHRIANMIHQGVPPWQIAALTFTNKAADEMRHRVDSLAPNQPVWMGTFHRFCAQLLRRYATMVGLAENYSIYDTQDSKQAMKRAVMAAGVSTTHASPDQIASSISHAKNRLMTPETMQGQILRPLDALAAKVYPVYQQQLLTANAVDFDDLLLHIANLLRENPEIRSELDNKYKYILVDEYQDTNLAQYAIVRALSIDQPNLAVTGDPDQSIYGWRGADLNNILDFEKDYPSVKTARLEKNYRSTPNILRAADQLIRHNRKRKAKDLFTDHPEGDAVVLRMFQDGYQEADGIADEIVHAIAEEGMKPSDFAIFCRMNALTRSLEHALRSRSLPYQIVNGVEFYQRREIKDLLAYLHLVNNPNHDVALMRVINTPTRGIGAKTVERIRDFADYNGIPMLEAARRAKDIEGLAKRAVTMIGKFIKIYDRLAIKATAPLEDLIRFLVEETEFEAYLEKTAVEQQDANPMSNVDELITAAVEFDRQHPEDGSLEAFLEQVALVADTDAIDGETDRVTIMTLHAAKGLEYPRVYIIAVEDDLLPHKRSKENEAQFEEERRLLFVGITRAKERLQLSCCKRRAVRGDTRPVIPSPFLNELPLDEIRRIESTGNRDWFDEEEDYDQSYPESWDLPDEDGSPGGDLDAVSETAPVIAPAGFEIDEVSQLPAEELAEVMKPKKKKNIVVAGLKTGADLLTSGTTPLMSYREGVLVRHSEHGEGTIIEVTGRGPKRTAKVIFPDGEFSFRLAFAKLELV, encoded by the coding sequence ATGGATGCGATATTCGAAAATTTGACCGAGGCTCAACGAGAGGCTGTCGGTCATATCGAGGGCCCGATGCTGATTTTGGCTGGCCCGGGATCGGGAAAAACACGCGTGGTCACCCACCGGATCGCCAACATGATCCACCAGGGGGTTCCGCCGTGGCAGATCGCGGCGTTGACGTTCACGAACAAGGCGGCCGACGAAATGCGGCATCGCGTTGATTCACTGGCCCCCAACCAACCGGTCTGGATGGGCACCTTTCACCGATTCTGCGCTCAACTGCTGCGCCGCTATGCCACGATGGTCGGGTTGGCCGAGAACTATTCGATCTACGACACCCAGGATTCGAAACAGGCGATGAAGCGAGCCGTCATGGCCGCCGGCGTGTCCACCACACACGCATCGCCCGACCAGATCGCGTCGTCGATCAGCCACGCCAAGAACCGCTTGATGACTCCGGAAACGATGCAGGGCCAAATCCTGCGCCCGCTGGACGCGCTTGCGGCCAAGGTCTACCCGGTCTACCAACAGCAACTGTTGACCGCCAACGCGGTTGATTTCGATGACCTGCTGCTGCACATCGCCAATCTGCTCCGCGAGAACCCAGAGATCCGCAGCGAACTGGACAACAAGTACAAGTACATCCTGGTCGACGAATACCAAGACACCAACTTGGCGCAGTACGCCATCGTTCGTGCGCTGTCGATCGATCAGCCCAACCTGGCGGTCACCGGCGACCCGGATCAATCCATCTACGGATGGCGGGGTGCCGACCTGAACAACATCCTAGATTTCGAAAAGGATTATCCGTCCGTCAAAACGGCCCGGCTAGAAAAAAACTATCGCAGCACGCCCAACATCCTGCGTGCCGCCGATCAATTGATCCGGCACAACCGAAAACGCAAAGCCAAGGACCTGTTCACCGACCATCCCGAAGGGGACGCGGTGGTGCTGCGGATGTTCCAAGACGGCTATCAAGAAGCCGACGGGATCGCGGACGAGATCGTTCATGCGATTGCCGAAGAAGGCATGAAGCCATCGGACTTCGCAATTTTCTGCCGCATGAACGCGTTGACCCGGTCGCTGGAACACGCCCTGCGCAGCCGGTCGCTGCCCTACCAGATCGTCAACGGTGTGGAGTTCTATCAGCGACGTGAGATCAAGGATCTGTTGGCCTACCTGCACCTGGTCAACAACCCCAACCACGACGTGGCGTTGATGCGAGTGATCAATACACCGACGCGTGGGATCGGGGCCAAGACGGTCGAACGCATCCGGGACTTTGCCGACTACAACGGCATCCCGATGCTGGAAGCTGCCCGGCGGGCCAAGGACATCGAAGGGCTGGCCAAACGAGCCGTCACGATGATCGGCAAGTTCATCAAAATCTATGACCGCTTGGCGATCAAGGCGACCGCGCCGCTAGAAGATCTGATTCGATTCCTGGTCGAAGAAACCGAGTTCGAAGCCTACCTGGAAAAAACGGCGGTCGAACAGCAAGACGCCAACCCGATGTCCAACGTCGACGAACTGATCACGGCGGCAGTCGAGTTCGATCGACAACACCCCGAAGACGGATCGCTAGAAGCTTTCCTGGAACAGGTGGCGTTGGTGGCCGATACCGATGCGATCGATGGCGAAACCGACCGCGTGACGATCATGACGCTGCACGCCGCCAAGGGACTGGAATACCCGCGAGTTTACATCATCGCCGTCGAAGACGATCTGTTGCCCCACAAACGATCCAAGGAAAACGAGGCGCAGTTCGAAGAAGAACGCAGGCTGCTGTTCGTCGGAATCACGCGAGCCAAAGAGCGTTTGCAATTGAGCTGTTGCAAGCGACGCGCCGTGCGTGGCGATACGCGTCCGGTGATCCCCAGTCCATTTTTGAACGAACTTCCGTTGGACGAAATTCGGCGGATCGAAAGCACGGGCAATCGCGACTGGTTCGACGAAGAAGAGGACTATGACCAGAGCTATCCCGAGTCCTGGGATTTGCCAGACGAAGACGGATCGCCCGGCGGTGACCTGGATGCGGTTTCGGAAACGGCACCTGTGATCGCACCGGCTGGTTTCGAGATCGACGAAGTGTCCCAGCTTCCAGCCGAGGAACTCGCCGAGGTGATGAAGCCAAAAAAGAAAAAGAACATCGTGGTGGCGGGGCTGAAAACAGGCGCCGATCTGTTGACCAGCGGAACCACGCCGCTGATGTCGTACCGGGAAGGAGTGCTGGTACGACACTCCGAACACGGCGAAGGCACGATCATCGAAGTCACCGGCCGCGGCCCCAAGCGGACCGCGAAAGTGATCTTCCCCGACGGCGAATTCAGCTTCCGATTGGCGTTCGCAAAACTGGAACTGGTTTAG
- a CDS encoding RluA family pseudouridine synthase codes for MVAETVYRDFVVPESGEGERIDLFLTQSCDGFSRTQIRAAVQNNGAEVDGRVCRPSLKLKQGQRIRFKVPPLPTDDTVPENISLDVLYEDDGLVVVNKPPGMVVHPARGHWTGTLTSALAYRFNSLSDVGGPTRPGIVHRLDRDTSGVIVIAKTNAVHNHLSQQFHDRTTEKEYFAITNAPIDRDRDVIDLPIGRHPYQRDKMAIRDGHVTSKPASTFYEVISRHGRYTQVRLVPKSGRTHQLRVHLAHLRTPILCDRLYGGHSEVTEALLKTGRRGGDEDPVVLDRQALHARKLTIINPQTGKPQTFEAPLPDDIQRVIGMLP; via the coding sequence ATCGTTGCCGAAACGGTCTACCGGGATTTCGTTGTTCCCGAATCGGGCGAAGGCGAACGGATCGATCTGTTCCTGACCCAATCATGCGACGGGTTCAGTCGCACACAGATTCGTGCGGCGGTTCAAAACAATGGCGCCGAAGTGGACGGGCGCGTTTGTCGGCCCAGCTTGAAACTGAAACAGGGTCAACGAATCCGGTTCAAGGTTCCGCCGCTGCCGACTGACGACACGGTTCCCGAGAATATTTCGCTGGACGTGTTGTACGAAGATGATGGATTGGTGGTCGTTAATAAACCGCCTGGCATGGTCGTCCACCCGGCTCGCGGCCATTGGACAGGAACGCTAACCAGCGCGCTGGCCTATCGTTTCAATTCGCTGTCGGACGTCGGTGGGCCTACTCGCCCCGGTATCGTCCACCGCCTGGACCGTGATACGTCCGGCGTGATCGTGATCGCCAAAACCAATGCGGTCCACAATCATTTGTCGCAACAGTTCCATGACCGGACGACGGAAAAGGAATATTTTGCGATCACCAACGCACCGATCGATCGCGACCGCGACGTGATCGACCTGCCGATTGGACGTCACCCGTATCAGCGGGACAAAATGGCGATCCGCGATGGCCATGTGACCAGCAAGCCAGCGTCGACGTTCTACGAAGTGATCTCGCGACACGGTCGGTACACCCAGGTGCGACTGGTGCCCAAGTCGGGGCGAACGCACCAATTGCGCGTTCACCTGGCGCACCTGCGAACACCGATCCTATGCGACCGGTTGTACGGTGGGCACAGTGAAGTGACCGAGGCGTTGTTGAAGACCGGACGTCGCGGTGGAGACGAGGATCCTGTGGTGCTGGACCGTCAAGCTTTGCACGCGCGAAAGTTGACGATCATCAACCCGCAGACCGGCAAACCACAGACCTTCGAAGCACCGCTGCCCGATGACATCCAGCGAGTCATCGGAATGCTGCCGTAG
- a CDS encoding DUF2237 family protein has product MAKNVLGTDLVTCSTDPMTGFYRDGCCNTGGDDSGLHTVCCQVTAEFLEFSKARGNDLSTPMPVYRFPGLKPGDRWCLCAARWKEAFDAGAAPAVVLEACHISTLEFASLDELKAYAVD; this is encoded by the coding sequence ATGGCGAAAAACGTACTTGGGACTGATTTGGTCACCTGCAGCACCGACCCGATGACGGGATTTTACCGGGATGGCTGCTGCAACACCGGCGGCGACGATTCCGGATTGCACACCGTTTGCTGCCAAGTCACTGCGGAATTCCTCGAGTTCAGCAAGGCACGCGGCAACGACCTCAGCACGCCGATGCCGGTGTATCGCTTCCCTGGCCTGAAACCTGGCGATCGTTGGTGTCTGTGTGCCGCACGCTGGAAAGAGGCTTTTGACGCCGGAGCCGCGCCCGCCGTCGTGCTGGAAGCCTGCCACATATCGACACTCGAATTCGCAAGCCTGGACGAACTGAAGGCATATGCAGTCGATTAG
- a CDS encoding YfgM family protein, translated as MNDRRHELQQNDLAIWLHRVNQAIEPHSRLIAIVVGGLIVAGIGWMLYTSQQTGQRSDATLNLIEAMNSPDTEVLESVSQDFAGTLAAEWAKIYQANQFLSDGVDSLFTDRDNAVTLLEDAKIAYENALAGSKDPLLLSRGHFGLARAHESLGELDEAIEEYKKTIGIGESKQMTEICEDRIADLGKPGTKDFLAWFADQDFSPADPSLPPALPGSSALPDLPDLDLPDLNLPGGGNSDVMEAEDGLELPADDGAETGVKETEAAETDSPAETKPAETDSTESDAAGTEKAEAASDE; from the coding sequence ATGAACGATCGACGTCACGAACTCCAGCAGAACGACCTCGCGATTTGGCTACACCGCGTAAACCAAGCGATTGAGCCACATTCCCGCCTGATCGCCATCGTGGTTGGCGGTCTGATCGTCGCTGGAATCGGCTGGATGCTTTACACCAGCCAGCAAACAGGCCAGCGTAGCGACGCGACGCTGAACCTGATTGAGGCGATGAATAGCCCCGATACGGAAGTTTTGGAAAGCGTTAGCCAAGATTTTGCGGGAACCTTGGCTGCCGAATGGGCAAAAATTTATCAAGCCAACCAGTTCTTGTCCGACGGCGTCGATTCGCTGTTCACGGATCGCGATAACGCGGTCACGTTGCTGGAAGATGCCAAGATTGCGTACGAGAACGCACTGGCCGGCAGCAAGGATCCACTGCTCCTTTCGCGAGGTCACTTCGGACTCGCTCGCGCCCACGAATCCTTGGGCGAACTGGACGAAGCGATCGAAGAATACAAAAAAACAATCGGAATTGGCGAATCGAAGCAGATGACGGAAATCTGCGAAGACCGGATTGCCGACCTCGGCAAACCGGGGACCAAGGACTTCCTGGCTTGGTTCGCTGACCAAGATTTCTCGCCTGCTGACCCGTCCCTGCCACCCGCACTGCCCGGCAGTTCGGCACTTCCCGATCTGCCCGATTTGGATCTCCCCGACCTGAACCTCCCAGGTGGTGGCAATTCCGACGTGATGGAAGCCGAAGACGGCCTGGAATTGCCTGCCGACGATGGTGCCGAAACAGGCGTCAAGGAAACCGAAGCTGCCGAAACCGATTCGCCTGCGGAAACCAAGCCTGCCGAAACCGATTCGACAGAGTCCGATGCAGCAGGAACCGAAAAAGCAGAAGCCGCCAGTGACGAATAG